The following coding sequences lie in one Panicum virgatum strain AP13 chromosome 6N, P.virgatum_v5, whole genome shotgun sequence genomic window:
- the LOC120680140 gene encoding F-box protein SKIP19-like has translation MASPVHDRRCVEGIVAPPTGTGGDPPVPARDWSVLPLDALASIFVKLGAIKILMGPGLVCRSWLQAAMLPELWRSVDMAWHRAVDAERVDVLRAMAKVAVDRSGGRLEVFKGRRFVTDELLHYIGERFAPTNSLKARHPMYSSDNIVNTGRQL, from the exons ATGGCCTCGCCGGTTCACGACCGAAG GTGCGTCGAGGGAATCGTTGCGCCGCCAACCGGAACAGGCGGCGACCCGCCGGTGCCGGCCAGGGACTGGTCGGTGCTGCCGCTGGATGCCCTCGCGTCgatcttcgtcaagctcggcgccATCAAGATCCTGATGGGCCCGGGCCTCGTGTGCCGCTCCTGGCTCCAGGCCGCCATGCTGCCCGAGCTGTGGCGGTCCGTGGACATGGCATGGCACAGGGCGGTTGACGCCGAGAGAGTCGATGTCCTGCGAGCCATGGCGAAGGTCGCCGTGGACCGCTCCGGCGGGCGGCTGGAGGTGTTCAAGGGGAGGCGGTTCGTGACCGACGAGCTCTTGCACTACATAGGGGAAAGGTTTGCACCTACCAACTCTCTGAAAGCTCGCCATCCGATGTACTCATCTGACAACATCGTCAACACAGGTCGCCAGCTCTGA